Proteins from a genomic interval of Ndongobacter massiliensis:
- a CDS encoding FadR/GntR family transcriptional regulator has translation MNRNSTRLKQRTAILDYIVESILERKFAVGDKIYSENFVAERLQVSRAAVHEVYASLEMMGVVRTVHGGGTYLRSASLTEAHPALQLLMFLPAEEEDVFLEFRQIVELGMSDRVILSITDEQIAAIRAAFEQMRTTEDPKIASKMDIQIHTDFCNAIANPLISLIYRLAEVYITYISEQRWKRIMKPGNRSLYMEQLRQHERIVQALEARDAQACRKALSSHLDTLEKL, from the coding sequence TGGAAAGTATTTTGGAGCGTAAATTTGCCGTTGGCGATAAAATTTACTCGGAGAATTTTGTTGCCGAACGCCTGCAAGTTTCGCGTGCGGCAGTTCATGAAGTCTACGCTTCGCTGGAAATGATGGGTGTAGTGCGCACGGTACACGGAGGCGGCACATACCTGCGTTCCGCGTCCCTTACGGAGGCGCATCCGGCGTTGCAGCTATTGATGTTTTTGCCGGCGGAAGAGGAGGACGTTTTTTTAGAGTTTCGCCAAATTGTCGAGCTCGGGATGTCCGATCGCGTGATTCTTTCCATAACGGACGAGCAAATTGCCGCAATCCGAGCCGCGTTTGAACAGATGCGCACGACAGAAGATCCGAAGATCGCCAGCAAGATGGACATTCAGATCCATACGGATTTTTGCAATGCCATTGCCAATCCGCTCATTTCCCTGATTTACCGTTTGGCGGAAGTCTACATCACCTATATCAGCGAACAGCGTTGGAAGCGCATTATGAAGCCGGGGAACCGCAGCCTCTATATGGAGCAGCTGCGACAGCATGAGCGCATTGTACAGGCACTGGAAGCGCGCGATGCGCAGGCGTGCCGCAAGGCGCTGAGTTCGCACTTGGATACGCTGGAGAAATTGTAA
- a CDS encoding helix-turn-helix domain-containing protein, with the protein MAVKDVYILNTLDEVNLVSDPIRLDILLHLGTTPKTAQDVADALGVSRSKIHYHLKILEDAGIIEVVKTELINGITQKYFLPVAKAFIPNTGLFSNAKRKKSFSIALAPEMVADFERELDQLVRKYQSEVLHPVPYQLEVYQVE; encoded by the coding sequence ATGGCCGTGAAGGATGTATATATTCTCAATACCTTGGATGAAGTCAATCTCGTAAGCGATCCGATTCGCCTGGATATTCTTCTCCATTTGGGTACGACCCCGAAAACGGCACAGGACGTGGCAGATGCCTTGGGCGTCAGTCGTTCCAAAATTCATTATCATTTGAAAATTTTGGAAGACGCTGGCATCATCGAGGTGGTGAAAACGGAACTCATCAATGGCATCACACAAAAATATTTCCTGCCGGTCGCGAAGGCATTCATTCCGAACACCGGCTTATTCAGCAATGCGAAGCGAAAAAAAAGCTTCTCCATTGCCTTGGCTCCGGAAATGGTTGCCGATTTTGAAAGAGAATTGGATCAACTGGTTCGGAAGTATCAGTCAGAGGTTCTACATCCCGTACCGTATCAACTGGAAGTGTATCAGGTGGAGTAG